The Oncorhynchus keta strain PuntledgeMale-10-30-2019 unplaced genomic scaffold, Oket_V2 Un_contig_14072_pilon_pilon, whole genome shotgun sequence genome segment cactcctaacaaccagaccactaggaggtgtccacatggtctgataaacactcctaacaaccccaccactaggaggtgtccacatggtctgataaacactcctaacaaccagaccactaggaggtgtccacatggtctgataaacactcctaacaaccagaccactaggagatgtccacatggtctgataaacactcctaacaaccagaccactaggaggtgtccacatggtctgataaacactcctaacaaccccaccactaggaggtgtccacatggtctgataaacactcctaacaaccccaccactaggaggtgtccacatggtctgataaacactcctaacaaccagaccactaggaggtgtccacatggtctgataaacactcctaacaaccccaccactaggaggtggtgtccacatggtctgatggtctgaaacactcctaacaaccccaccactaggaggtgtccacatggtctgataaacactcctaacaacccagACCACTAGgagaggtgtccacatggtctgataaacactcctaacaaccccaccactaggaggtgtccacatggtctgataaacactcctaacgaccagaccactaggaggtgtcctcatggtctgataaacactcctaacaaccagaccactaggaggtgtccacatggtctgataaacactcctaacaaccccaccactaggaggtgtccacatggtctgataaacactcctaacaaccagaccactaggaggtgtccacatggtctgataaacactcctaacaaccccaccactaggaggtgtccacatggtctgataaacactcctaacaaccccaccactaggaggtgtccacatggtctgattaacactcctaacaaccagaccactaggaggtgtccacatggtctgataaacactcctaacaaccagaccactaggaggtgtcctcATGGTCTGATAACACTCctacaaccccaccactaggaggtgtccacatggtctgataaacactcctaacaaccagaccactaggaggtgtcctcatggtctgataaacactcctacaaccccaccactaggaggtgtcctcatggtctgataaacactcctaacaaccagaccacatggtctgataaacactcctaacaaccagaccacatggtctgataaacactcctacaaccccaccactaggaggtgtccacatggtctgataaacactccgaacaaccagaccactaggaggtgtccacatggtctgataaacactcctaacaaccagaccactaggaggtgtccacatggtctgataaacactcctaacaaccccaccactaggaggtgtccacatggtctgataaacactcctaacaaccagaccactaggaggtgtccacatggtctgataaacactcctacaaccccaccactaggaggtgtcctcATGGtttgataaacactcctaacaaccccaccactaggaggtgtccacatggtctgataaacactcctaacaaccagaccacatGGTCTGAttaacactcctaacaaccccaccactaggaggtgtcctcatggtctgataaacactcctaacaaccagaccactaggaggtgtccacattgTCTGATAAACAcccctaacaaccccaccactaggaggtgtccacagagagcagagaacagagagagagtgcagagagagaacagagagagcagagggagcaaaagagagagggagagcatagagcagagagagcagagggagagagagagaagagaacagagagaagagatcaaagagcagagggagagagagagcagagaatagatagaagagagagccgagagagagggggcagagagagagagcagagagcaggctgagaaagcaaagagagagtgagagagcaaagagagagagcagagagggcagagaaaagagagagagagcacagagagcagaaagagagcagagagcaggttgagagagaagagagagagcatagagtgAGCAGAAATAGatcagagaagagagagcagagaggagagagcagagaacagagagaaaagagtgagagaacagagagggaacagagagagagaacagagagggcagagagagagagagcagagagagagggcagagagggcagagagagctgagggagagagcagagaagagagagaagagagaggagagagggcagagagagagagagagcagagaaaagagagtagagagagagtagaggcagagagagaccggagagaagagaacgcagagagagagggagcagaaagagagcagagaagagagagcagagaggagagagcagagaacagagaaaagagagcagagagagcagagggagagagagcagagaacagagagcagagagagcagagaatagatagaagagagagagggggcagagagagagagtgagcagagagcaggctgagaaagcaaagagagagcagagagcaaagtgttgctatagtgaccctgcatcacaacactacgttgctatagtgaccctgcatcacaacactctgttgctatagtgaccctgcatcacaacactctgttACTATAGTaatcctgcatcacaacactctgttgctatagtgaccctgcatcacaacactctgttgctatagtaaccctgcatcacaacactctgttgctatagtgaccctgcattacaacactctgttgctatagtgaccctgagtcacaacactctgttgctatagtaaccctgcattacaacactcTGTTGTACTAATTGTACAATTTGTTTAATTCTATTCCACATATTTAATTGTTTTGTATTTGATTTCATATTTGTTTCATGTTTCAACCAGTCGCAGGTTAACATCAACCTGACAGAGGAAACGTAAAATCAATAAACAAACTGTTTTCACAATTAACAGGCCTTTTCTTGTTTCAATTCTGTTTTATTATGAAAAGTACAATATATCCTTGTACACTTGTACAACTATGGAGCGTATGTCCATATATAATTGTACAATTTAAAAAAAGACAACAAATTATCACATTGTTATTTTAAGTTTGGTCCTCACAATTATAGGaagacagtgtgtatgtgtgtttgtccagtgtgtgtgtgtgtttttgtccagtgtgtgtgtttgtccagtgtgtgtgtgtgtgtgtgtgtgtgtgtgtgtgtgtgtgtgtgtgtgtgtgtgtgtgtgtgtgtgtgtgtgtgtgtgtgtgtgtgtgtgtgtgtccagtgtctgtgtgtgtgtccagtgtctgtgtgtgtgtccagtgtctgtgtgtgtgtgtgttcagtgtgtgtgttgtgtgtgtgtgtgtgtgtgtgtgtgtgtgtgtgtgtgtgtgtgtgtgtgtgtgtgtgtgtgtgtgtgtgtgtgtgtgtgtgtgtgtgtttgtccagtgtgtgtgtgtgtgtgtatgtgtgtttgtccagtgtgtgtgtgtgtgtgtgtgtccagtgtgtgttcagtgtgtgtgtttgtgtccagcgtgtgtgtgcgtgtgtgcgtgtgtgtgtgtgtgtctgtgtctgtgtgtgtgtgtgtccagtgtgtgtccagtgtgtgtgtccagtgtgtgtgtgtgtgtgtgtgtgtgtgtgtgtgtgtgtgtgtgtgtgtgtgtgtgtgtgtgtgtgtgtgtgtgtttgtgtttgtccagtgtgtgtgtgtttttgagtccagtgtgtgtgtgtgtgtgtgtgtgtgtgtgtgtgtgtgtgtttgtccagtgtgtttgtccagtgtgtgtgtgtgtgtgtgtgggtgtgtgtttgtccagtgtgtgtgtgtgtgtgtgtgtgtgtgtgtgtgtgtgtgtgtgtgtgtgtgtgtgtgtgtgtgtgtgtgtgtgtgtgtgtgtgtgtgtgtgtgtgtaattaatgGGAATAAGTGTGTTTTATATTACTATTTCACCTGACAGGGACACTGAGGCACCATCATTCCAAACCCTAAACCCTGGATAGAGGGGCTCAGTGAATGTGGAGGTGAATGTGATCAGGTgggtcagtgtgtcagaggaggctctatagaaggacagagtgccggCTGGCCAGTCCAGATACACTCCTACTCTGTGGGGGCTGGAGGAGGGGACGTCTATGATAGTCCCATTACTATTGTGATAGGCAACGTAACTGTTGTCATAGCAGTACAGACTCCAGGACTTGTCATTGTTTCCAAGACAGCAGtccttactctctcctctcctgctaattcctttatatgtcactcctatAACAGCCCCTCCcccactccactctacctcccaGTAACAGCGCCCAGTCAGACTCTCTCTACACAGCACCTGACCCCGGTCCTCAAATCTCTCTGGGTGATCAGGATacggctgcttctctctcctccatgtcacctttctgttctcctcagacagagagaggtgtctgTTTACTGTGTTTAAGTCCAGTGTGAGATCACAGACATCTGATGGATGAAACCAGACACAATATTAGAAATCATCATCATTCACATTAGAATGTTAACTCACTTTTCACTAATTCATTTAATGTAGATGTTTCTAGGTATCAGAAGGAGAAGTTAAGGTAACTTGAGACTTGTTGAATGATcatatgttatactgtatggtaatataaaacacacttattcacattaattacacacacacacacacacacacacacacacacacacacacacacacacacacacacacacacacacacacacacacacacacacacacacacactccctgattTCTGCTTCTGTAGAACTACAGCTGATATTTATTATGACCAAGTCAGTAATGATGTTGGTCTTTGACTTTAACTTAACTTGAATTAAGACTTATTCTTAGTCATATTCTTCACAGCAGTCAACACTCACATTTTCTAAGTCCAGGTTTCATTCTGTTCTCTCCACCATGTTCCACACTGTAGCGGTAAGCAgaagaacagacagtcattgagttatacacctgaacacacacacacacacacacacacacacacacacacacaccaacacacacacacacacacacaacacacacacacacacacacaaacacacacacacacacacacacacacacacacacacacacacacacacacacacacacacacacacacacacaagcacacacacaaacacaggacacacacacacacacacaaacacaggacacacacacacacagtcagcatATAACTTTGTCCAAGTGGTGGTCAGAATGTTTGTCTTAACCAGCCTGATAAGTCCAACATGTCTGATATGAACATTGACATAAACCCTCTACATACTTGAGTTTCTCCAGTCTGCAGTGTGGAtcctccagtccagcagagagcagtctgactcctgagtctcctgggtgattgtagctcaggtccagctctctcaggtgtgaggggtttgactccagagctgagaccagagaagcacagccttcctctgtgactagacagcctgacagcctgcaaagagtcaaatcataTTAAAATCACACTGATATTCTTTGGTGGTGAAAATAGTGGCAGTATATTTTTTAACATATTCAGATATATCAGTGTCCTGAAACCTGCCGTATCTATGCATAAATTAATGTATCATTATTAGAAATGACAAATTATCCAAGTATTGGTTGTAGACAGAAACATTTATAGTACAAATATTATAGTAGACTGACCAGACCAGTTTAAAATCAGTATCAGTCAGAagacagacagtgaggtatcagatttagattgtattgagtatacagtccacaccatatctatttagacagtgaggtatcagatttagattgtattgagtatacagtccacaacttatctatttagacagtgaggaatcagatttagattgtattgagtatacagtccacaccatatctatttagacagtgaggtatcagatttagattgtattgagtatacagtccacatcatatctatttagacagtgaggtatcagatttagattgtattgagtatacagtcctcaccatatctatttagacagtgaggtatcagatttagattgtattgagtatacagtccacaacttatctatttagacagtgaggaatcagatttagattgtattgagtatacagtccacaccatatctatttagacagtgaggtatcagatttagattgtattgagtatacagtccacaccatatctatttagacagtgaggtatcagatttagattgtattgagtatacagtccacaccatatctatttagacagtgaggtatcagatttagattgtattgagtatacagtccacaccatatctatttagacagtgaggtatcagatttagattgtattgagtatacagtccacaacttatctatttagacagtgaggaatcagatttagattgtattgagtatacagtccacaccatatctatttagacagtgaggtatcagatttagattgtattgagtatacagtccacaccatatctatttagacagtgaagcTAACATTTAAAATGTGGCTCTATTCTCCAACATTTTGGATTTGaggtcaaatgtttcatatgacaTGACAGTTTATAATGTCACCTTTAATTTGAGGATATTTTAACCTCTtaaacctatgggggcgctatgtcattattggataaaaagacgtgcccgttttaagcgcaatattttgtcatgaaaagatgctcgactatgcatggaattgacagccttggaaagacaaaactctgacgtttccaaaactgcaaagatattatctgtgagtgccccagaactaatgctacaggcgaaaccaagatgaagtttcatactggaaatgccccagattctgaaggcgctgtgttccaatgtctccttatatggctgtcaatgcgccaggaatgagcctgccctttgtgtcgtttctccaaggtgtctgcagcattgtgacgtgtttgtaggcatatctttggaagattgaccataagagactacatttacctggtgtcccgcccggtgtcctgtgtcgaaattattgcgtaatctgtaggtccatgcgcattccatttcttcagaagagaaaatcaactgccacgaaggattttatcgtcgatagatatgtgaaaaacacattgaggattgattctaaacatcggtttgccatgtttctgtcgatattatggagttattttggaaaaaagtttgcgttttaatgactttttttttttttttttttacccaaacgtgatgaacaaaacggagcgattagtcgacacaaataatattttttgtgtaaaacggaacatttgctatctaactgagagtctcctcattgaaaacatctgaagttcttcaaaggcaaatgattttatttgaatccttttctggtttttgtgaaaatgttgcatgctgaaagacaggcataatcctatgctaggctatcaatactgttacacaaatgcttgtttagctatggttcaaaagtatattttgaaaatctgagatgacagtgttgttaacaaaaggctaagcttgaaagcaaatagattaatttcatttcatttgtgaatttcatgaatagttaacgttgcgttatggtaatgagcttgaggctgtagtcacgataccggatccgggatggctcgacgcaagaagttaagacaTATGTGTTTCagtattaaaaatgaaaacaaTTCATGTTTCCAGTCTCCCAATTTGAAGAAGTCTTAAATATTATAAACAATTCACTCATAGTGtattaaaatagtcaaaaatTAGTTTTTTTGTCGTAAACTCGTTggttgcatttgcagtttgttttggttgtgtttttggttgtgttttgcCCAATAATAAAATGGTGGATGATGAGTGGAGTACTTTTCTGTCTCAGAGAGTAGATAACATGTTTCTAAACAATAATAAATGAATCCTGATGATGCCATGATTAAGAAAAATAATGAAAGAATCATgaataataatgagtgagaaagttagagacgacaacaaaacatgctaacctctcaccattaccaataacagaggaaacaacaaaacatgctaacctctcaccattaccaataacagaggaaacaacaaaacatgctaacctctcaccattaccaataacagaggaaacaacaaaacatgctaacctctcaccattaccaataacagaggaaacaacaaaacatgctaacctctcaccattaccaataacagaggaaacaacaaaacatgctaacctctcaccattaccaataacagaggaaacaacaaaacatgctaacctctcaccattaccaataacagaggaaacaacaaaa includes the following:
- the LOC127918379 gene encoding ribonuclease inhibitor-like, whose amino-acid sequence is MTRSSSQSHEETVKYIKEKIQENPSPERSINLFHCLNELKDHSLVEEIQSYLRSGSLSKPNLSPWTVSHDDLFVRLSGCGVTEEGCASLVSALRSNPSHLRELDLSNNDLKDSGVKLLSAGLGNPHCKLETLRLSGCLVTEEGCASLVSALESNPSHLRELDLSNNDLKDSGVKLLSAGLEDPHCKLEILRLSGCLVTEEGCASLVSALESNPSHLRELDLSYNHPGDSGVRLLSAGLEDPHCRLEKLKLSGCLVTEEGCASLVSALESNPSHLRELDLSYNHPGDSGVRLLSAGLEDPHCRLEKLNVEHGGENRMKPGLRKYVCDLTLDLNTVNRHLSLSEENRKVTWRREKQPYPDHPERFEDRGQVLCRESLTGRCYWEVEWSGGGAVIGVTYKGISRRGESKDCCLGNNDKSWSLYCYDNSYVAYHNSNGTIIDVPSSSPHRVGVYLDWPAGTLSFYRASSDTLTHLITFTSTFTEPLYPGFRVWNDGASVSLSGEIVI